The sequence GCATTAAACAATGCCTGGCGGGGACTCGTGTTAAATTCCCCTTCTATTAAAGGAATCCGAACCGGATCAATCGGTATGGCGTCAGGCCTTAGCAAATACCGGTTGCCATACCGGAATTGGCTTGTGTTTTCCTGTGGAAAAAACTTCAATATTCCGGCAGGCACATACCCTTGTTTAGCAAGATAAATATAAACTATTGTCTGCTGTTCAGAAGTCATATTCATCGTCAAGCTTCCCTGTGCGAACCCTTCTCTTCATGTTTGCGCGGGATAAAGACAAGCCTAATTTGTCATTTTCAGGTTTGGCAAGGATCTGTAAATCCTGATCCAGTTGTAATGCCCATAACGTATGGGCTATCAATCCAAAGGATACGCCAGGGTCCCCGTTTTCGATTCTTCGAATTGTATTTCGATCCACGCCGATTAAATCTGCCAGATGCTGTTGTGTAAAAGCTCTATTTACCCGGGCAAGTTTTATGTTTCTGCCGACATAACCCAGGGCATCTTTTACTTTGGCGGGCAACATCAATTTATTTTTACTTTGCTTGCTCATGCTTCATATTAGCATCATTAAAATACTTAATGCAAGCTTTATGAAGCATTAGCACCACCGGTGTAAATATTCAAGAAGGACCTTCTCCATTTCGGAACAATTCCCACGGACCATATTCGCTGTCGTCTAAAAGGGGATATCCTAACCTCAGGATTTATTTACCCGGGAGTATCCACAGGCCGCTGACCTGAGCTTTGTCATTAAAAACAAATTTCATTTCAGGTGCAGCCTTTTCAAATTCCAGGGCCACATAAACAATATTATATCCTTGCTCCTGCGCATTTCGGGTCTTTAGGATTTGCTTGAACGGGCCGGCCTGGCTGACCAGGGAATCCCAGGTTTGTTTCAGCTTTTCCCGGTCCATTGCCCGGGCCATGGGTGCATCAAAACGGCACACCACCATGTCGTGCTCTCCTGCAGCCATATGCGCAACAAGCTTTTGGGCAAACCCGGGCAGATCGGAAACAGGCGTATTGCCTGCAATACCTAATCCCACTGTAAATACGGACAGGGAAAGCAGTAGAAAAAACGCGCCAAGTGCTATAGTGCGGCGGGTAGATGTTTTCTTAAATTCAGCAATCATTTGGATTCTCCTTTTAATATCTGATTTTGATTCGGCAATGCAGGCAACCCCCGGCATAGCCTTTGAAGCGGGACAGGCCAAGGAAATCAGAACCTGTCCGTAACCTTTACGTTCCTGACGTGTCATGCCGGATAGAGCCAGCGCATCACATGCCCTTTCCCTGTCCTTTCCCATGAGATGAACCATGACCCAGACCAGGGGATTGAACCAGTGAAGAGCCAATACGAAGGCTCCCAGATACCGCAGAAAAATGTCCTGTTGTTTGATATGCCCCAGTTCATGGCTGAATACAGCATCCAGATCAGAGGTTTTCAGGCAATGAACCATGCCCTTGGGCAGAAGTATCCTTGGCCGGAGCCAGCCAAAAAGGACCGGGCCTTTTACCTCACCAGTTTCCACCACTACCAGGGGTATCCGCACTTTCATGCGGGCCTTGCACTGTTCCAGAAGTTCCAAAGGACTTTCACAAACCAGTTGGCGGTTTTGCCGGACCGTTTTCAAGAAGATAACAGACCGGCACACCATAATCCCGGCCATGGCTGCGGCCCCCGCACCCCAGATGAATGCGGATGCCGGAATTAAAAAACTGCCGCCCTGCCCCGGGAACGAACCCGGACCTGCTGCCTGCCCGGGGAACCAGCCGGTTATAAAATCCGTTACGGTTCC is a genomic window of uncultured Desulfobacter sp. containing:
- a CDS encoding M56 family metallopeptidase produces the protein MVSLFANLVASSIQAVPAIVLVLIIRQWVSLPPRWQYGLWLIPMARLILPWSLTSIAVNQFIPELVPDPLHIHTVLVRSGTVTDFITGWFPGQAAGPGSFPGQGGSFLIPASAFIWGAGAAAMAGIMVCRSVIFLKTVRQNRQLVCESPLELLEQCKARMKVRIPLVVVETGEVKGPVLFGWLRPRILLPKGMVHCLKTSDLDAVFSHELGHIKQQDIFLRYLGAFVLALHWFNPLVWVMVHLMGKDRERACDALALSGMTRQERKGYGQVLISLACPASKAMPGVACIAESKSDIKRRIQMIAEFKKTSTRRTIALGAFFLLLSLSVFTVGLGIAGNTPVSDLPGFAQKLVAHMAAGEHDMVVCRFDAPMARAMDREKLKQTWDSLVSQAGPFKQILKTRNAQEQGYNIVYVALEFEKAAPEMKFVFNDKAQVSGLWILPGK
- a CDS encoding helix-turn-helix domain-containing protein — protein: MSKQSKNKLMLPAKVKDALGYVGRNIKLARVNRAFTQQHLADLIGVDRNTIRRIENGDPGVSFGLIAHTLWALQLDQDLQILAKPENDKLGLSLSRANMKRRVRTGKLDDEYDF